A portion of the Luxibacter massiliensis genome contains these proteins:
- a CDS encoding phosphodiester glycosidase family protein produces the protein MRKIVLFVADLAAAVLLVAGIWGMNYLIPQKGIHAGTVLASSEGNKNTRLKQTDTNSKSFQTVSREQKIQNLLESGSGGMQTTKVSLDRQDWHQKFADKFTDQVVSTDTSYTSPNLSIQLTSNSIKTDQLDSSGDGGHKRYGKNISYVLADIYIGDITCLQTAFAQDTYGVGYEEKLTDMSAGIKSVLATNGDSYSNSRHVDNGTIIRNGVIYRLSPTDMETCVLNWDGTIKVYSPEELDTQKLINDGAYQSWIFGPSLLDTNGKAKNSFLTWDYIRQSHPRTAIGYYEPGHYCLLVVDGRQNSTRGMFLGEMAALFEQLGCKAAYNLDGGHCSFMTKDTQLVNHPYKPEHKIQDGIFLTEGI, from the coding sequence ATGAGAAAAATAGTTTTATTTGTTGCGGATTTGGCGGCTGCCGTTTTATTGGTGGCGGGAATATGGGGCATGAATTATCTGATTCCCCAAAAAGGGATTCATGCCGGGACGGTTTTAGCCTCTTCGGAGGGGAATAAAAATACAAGGCTTAAACAAACAGATACAAACTCTAAAAGTTTCCAGACTGTTTCAAGAGAACAGAAAATTCAGAACTTGCTTGAATCAGGAAGCGGCGGGATGCAGACAACAAAAGTAAGTTTGGATCGTCAAGACTGGCACCAGAAATTTGCTGATAAATTTACAGATCAGGTAGTGTCTACCGATACTTCCTATACTAGCCCGAATCTATCCATTCAACTGACATCAAATTCTATTAAGACGGACCAGTTAGACTCCTCGGGTGACGGAGGGCATAAAAGATATGGGAAAAATATTTCTTATGTGCTGGCAGATATTTATATAGGAGATATAACCTGCCTTCAGACAGCTTTCGCACAGGATACTTACGGGGTAGGGTATGAGGAGAAGCTCACAGACATGTCGGCTGGCATAAAGTCGGTTCTGGCTACAAATGGAGACTCTTACAGCAACAGCAGGCATGTGGATAATGGGACAATTATCCGTAATGGAGTGATCTACCGTTTAAGTCCTACAGACATGGAGACCTGCGTTTTAAACTGGGATGGCACTATAAAAGTCTATTCCCCCGAAGAATTGGACACCCAGAAGTTAATCAATGATGGTGCTTACCAGAGCTGGATTTTTGGGCCAAGTCTATTGGATACAAACGGAAAGGCAAAGAATTCTTTTTTAACTTGGGATTATATCCGTCAGTCTCATCCAAGAACTGCTATCGGATATTATGAACCGGGACATTATTGCCTGCTGGTGGTGGATGGCAGGCAGAACAGCACAAGGGGGATGTTTTTGGGGGAAATGGCTGCTTTATTTGAACAGCTTGGCTGTAAAGCCGCTTATAACCTAGACGGCGGCCATTGTTCCTTCATGACAAAAGATACACAGCTTGTAAATCATCCATATAAGCCGGAGCATAAAATTCAGGATGGAATTTTTTTGACGGAGGGAATATAA
- a CDS encoding bifunctional glycosyltransferase family 2/GtrA family protein: MERIVIIPALNPDRCLRDIVDRNWELENQVILVDDGSDESYYQFFWELSEKCIVLHHDKNRGKGEAVKTALQYIKEELWECSVIGIMDADGQHLADDMAKLLIKASGNPKALVLGCRTMDYTVPWKSKVGNQLTKKVFQLTTGVQVSDTQTGLRAFSSDLLEFMLDIPGARYEYEMNVLVICAKQRIEMIEVPIQTIYHDQDNSCSHFRKVRDSLRIYRNLLKFSLVSFSSFLLDYILFMFLIFLFPETVWAAAAANIGARVFSAGYNYMMNCHVVFHQKDTMKTIVEYLLLAGIVLIFNNIVLQMFIYGLHIEIHLAKVMTEIFLFLISWIVQKKIIFRNTEIHWNSVKKRGECI, encoded by the coding sequence ATGGAGAGAATTGTTATTATACCGGCATTAAATCCCGACCGATGCCTGAGGGATATTGTAGATAGGAACTGGGAGTTGGAGAATCAGGTCATACTTGTAGATGATGGGAGTGATGAAAGCTATTATCAGTTTTTCTGGGAGTTAAGTGAGAAATGTATTGTTTTGCACCATGACAAAAACAGGGGCAAGGGAGAAGCTGTCAAAACAGCACTTCAGTACATAAAGGAAGAATTATGGGAGTGCAGTGTGATTGGCATTATGGATGCTGACGGCCAGCACCTGGCGGATGATATGGCAAAATTATTAATAAAAGCTTCTGGCAATCCAAAAGCGCTTGTATTAGGATGCAGGACAATGGATTATACTGTGCCATGGAAGTCTAAAGTGGGAAATCAACTTACAAAGAAAGTGTTTCAATTGACGACAGGTGTTCAGGTATCAGATACGCAGACTGGATTGCGGGCATTTTCTTCAGATCTGTTAGAGTTTATGCTGGACATCCCGGGTGCACGGTACGAATATGAAATGAATGTGCTTGTTATTTGTGCAAAACAGAGAATAGAAATGATCGAAGTTCCTATACAGACGATTTACCACGATCAGGACAACAGTTGCTCCCATTTTAGGAAGGTCCGGGATTCCTTGCGGATTTACAGGAATCTTTTAAAGTTTTCGCTGGTTTCTTTCTCAAGCTTCTTATTGGATTACATACTGTTTATGTTTTTGATATTTTTGTTTCCAGAGACAGTATGGGCAGCGGCGGCGGCTAATATAGGGGCAAGGGTGTTCAGCGCCGGATATAATTATATGATGAATTGCCATGTGGTGTTCCATCAGAAAGATACAATGAAAACAATTGTGGAATACCTGCTCCTGGCGGGGATAGTTTTAATATTCAACAACATAGTTTTACAGATGTTTATATATGGACTGCACATAGAAATACATTTGGCAAAGGTGATGACAGAAATATTCTTATTTTTAATCAGCTGGATTGTACAGAAGAAAATAATTTTCAGAAACACGGAGATACATTGGAACAGTGTTAAAAAGCGTGGTGAGTGCATATGA
- a CDS encoding LysR family transcriptional regulator — MTLQQLKYIVTVAETGTFSEAARVLYLSQPSLTKSIKELEKEMGVTIFDRTNKGTSVSKEGEIFLGYARQVLEQAALLEEKYKVHGGGKQEFCVSTQHYSFAVNAFVDLIKEYGSDEYDFSLRETQTYVIIDDVSRMKSEIGILYYNEFNQMVIEKLLKVHDLRFTELFTAKPHIFVSSGNPLSKKKSVTMDDLAPYPYLSYEQGEHNSFYFSEEIFSTAVRSKNIRVMDRATLFNLLIGLNGYTVCSGVIDKGLNGENIVAVPLNAEGEMHIGVITHKKAVLSRLGTYYIEALKKYTA, encoded by the coding sequence ATGACATTACAGCAATTAAAATACATCGTAACTGTGGCTGAAACTGGCACTTTCAGCGAAGCCGCGAGGGTATTATATCTTTCACAGCCAAGTCTCACAAAATCCATAAAAGAACTGGAAAAGGAAATGGGAGTTACTATTTTTGACCGGACAAACAAAGGGACTTCCGTTTCAAAGGAAGGTGAAATTTTTCTTGGCTATGCGAGGCAAGTATTGGAACAGGCCGCACTGCTTGAAGAAAAGTATAAAGTCCATGGAGGCGGGAAGCAAGAATTCTGTGTATCCACACAGCATTACTCCTTTGCTGTCAATGCTTTTGTGGATCTGATAAAGGAATACGGATCAGATGAGTATGATTTTAGCCTGCGTGAAACCCAGACTTATGTGATTATTGATGACGTTTCCCGAATGAAGAGTGAGATCGGCATTTTATATTACAATGAATTCAACCAGATGGTAATTGAAAAACTTCTCAAAGTCCATGATCTCAGATTCACAGAACTATTCACTGCCAAGCCACATATATTTGTAAGTTCAGGAAACCCCCTGTCTAAAAAAAAATCGGTTACAATGGATGATCTGGCCCCATATCCTTACCTCTCTTACGAGCAGGGAGAACACAATTCCTTTTATTTTTCTGAAGAAATTTTCAGTACTGCTGTCCGCTCCAAAAATATCCGTGTCATGGACAGGGCCACACTTTTTAACCTGCTTATCGGCCTCAACGGCTATACTGTGTGCAGCGGTGTAATAGACAAAGGGCTAAACGGCGAAAATATAGTCGCCGTACCCCTGAATGCTGAAGGTGAAATGCATATCGGCGTGATTACACACAAGAAAGCTGTATTAAGCAGGCTGGGAACCTATTATATCGAGGCGTTGAAAAAATATACGGCTTAA
- a CDS encoding 5-methyltetrahydropteroyltriglutamate--homocysteine S-methyltransferase — protein MYKENAPFKYDFVGSFLRPDTLKKARADYTEGNIPLDTLTKIENEEITKLISRQKESGYHVITDGEFRRSYWHLDFMWGFNGIEHVELDHGYFFHGEETTHGSIALSGGISGENHPFVGHFKFVKQFEDENTVARQTIPAPAQLYAELFREKNGENTVKYYPDDEKLIQDIAAAYRTVIADLYGAGCRNIQLDDCTWGMFCDRKYWSARQNADAELRETAEKSLRLNNLALEGRPEDLVINTHVCRGNYHSTWASSGGYEPIAEILFGGENVDGFYLEFDDERSGGFEPLRFVPKDKKVVLGLLTSKSPVLEDEQTIIARVHEAAQFVPLHNLCLSPQCGFASCEIGNKLTDEEQWAKLAHVKQISEKIW, from the coding sequence ATGTATAAAGAAAATGCACCATTTAAATATGATTTTGTAGGCAGCTTCTTAAGACCTGATACATTGAAAAAGGCAAGGGCCGATTATACAGAAGGAAATATTCCCCTTGACACACTGACAAAAATTGAAAATGAAGAGATCACAAAGCTGATATCCAGACAAAAAGAGTCTGGCTACCATGTTATTACAGATGGGGAATTCAGGCGCAGCTACTGGCATCTTGATTTTATGTGGGGATTCAATGGCATTGAGCATGTAGAGCTTGATCATGGATATTTTTTCCACGGTGAAGAAACAACTCATGGTTCTATTGCCCTATCCGGCGGCATAAGTGGAGAGAACCATCCATTTGTAGGACATTTCAAATTTGTAAAACAGTTTGAGGATGAAAACACCGTAGCAAGACAGACAATTCCGGCCCCCGCCCAGCTTTATGCAGAACTCTTCAGGGAAAAGAACGGCGAAAATACAGTAAAGTATTACCCTGATGACGAAAAACTCATTCAGGATATCGCCGCCGCATACCGGACAGTAATTGCTGATCTCTACGGCGCTGGCTGCCGTAACATACAGCTGGACGACTGTACATGGGGCATGTTCTGTGACAGGAAATACTGGTCTGCAAGGCAAAATGCAGACGCTGAGCTCAGGGAAACCGCAGAAAAATCCCTCCGCCTTAACAATCTTGCCCTGGAAGGCAGGCCCGAAGATCTTGTAATTAACACCCATGTTTGCCGGGGCAATTACCACTCCACCTGGGCTTCTTCAGGGGGATATGAGCCGATTGCAGAAATACTTTTCGGAGGCGAGAATGTAGATGGATTTTATTTAGAATTTGATGACGAACGCTCAGGCGGCTTTGAACCCCTGCGTTTTGTCCCAAAGGATAAAAAAGTCGTTCTTGGACTCCTGACTTCAAAATCACCTGTCCTGGAAGATGAACAGACAATCATTGCACGTGTACATGAAGCTGCACAATTCGTACCCCTTCATAACCTCTGTTTGAGTCCCCAGTGCGGATTTGCTTCCTGCGAAATCGGAAATAAATTAACAGACGAAGAACAGTGGGCAAAGCTGGCCCATGTAAAACAGATTTCAGAAAAAATCTGGTAG
- a CDS encoding flavodoxin has translation MKKTLVAYFSASGVTAKAAKILAQAAGADLYEIKPKVPYTREDLDWMDKNSRSSVEMNDPASRPEIDGKMENMEEYGTIFVGFPIWWYVAPTIINTFLESYDLSGKTVIPFATSGSSGMGKTNEKLLPSCQGAALLNGKMLNGNLSEASLKNWVEDVRGQE, from the coding sequence ATGAAGAAAACATTAGTAGCATATTTCTCAGCAAGTGGTGTAACGGCGAAAGCGGCCAAAATACTGGCCCAGGCTGCAGGGGCAGATTTATATGAAATTAAACCAAAAGTTCCTTATACAAGAGAGGATTTAGACTGGATGGATAAAAACAGCCGGAGTTCTGTGGAGATGAATGATCCGGCTTCGCGCCCTGAAATTGACGGGAAGATGGAGAATATGGAAGAGTATGGGACAATTTTTGTAGGATTTCCAATATGGTGGTATGTGGCGCCAACGATTATCAATACTTTTTTAGAGAGTTATGACCTTTCCGGCAAAACGGTGATTCCCTTTGCAACTTCCGGCAGCAGCGGTATGGGCAAAACCAATGAGAAGCTTTTGCCAAGCTGCCAGGGTGCGGCATTATTAAATGGAAAGATGCTAAACGGAAATTTGTCAGAAGCCAGCCTGAAAAACTGGGTGGAAGATGTGAGAGGGCAAGAATAA
- a CDS encoding AraC family transcriptional regulator translates to MSLYSYSEISNSMFNEIHTLFCGIQECSPLYSFGPAVRDCHLMHYCLNGKGDFYVGDYRYHISRGEGFLIYPHELTFYQADKDEPWTYLWIAVGGDDVGKYLHLAGMSHAHPLFSCSQPDKLLEIVSSILERNILSYSNELFIHARLMDFFSLLVEEAGLPYQEHEKVSNIYINKAISYIHKNYQNPITVQEIADFLALNRSYLTELFLKTVHFSPQQFLMKFRMTKATEFLTDTNLSIGNIAYSCGYSNSFSFSKAFRKVTGVSPSQYRKEHKLTGAKHSRNKDPHEKENLIRAK, encoded by the coding sequence ATGTCTCTGTATTCTTATTCTGAGATTTCAAACAGCATGTTCAACGAAATCCACACCCTTTTCTGTGGCATTCAGGAATGTTCGCCGCTGTATTCATTTGGTCCGGCAGTACGTGACTGTCACTTGATGCATTATTGCCTTAATGGAAAGGGCGACTTCTATGTAGGCGACTACCGTTACCATATTTCACGTGGGGAAGGGTTTCTTATTTATCCTCATGAGCTTACCTTTTATCAGGCAGATAAAGATGAACCCTGGACCTATCTTTGGATTGCAGTGGGCGGAGATGATGTAGGTAAGTACCTCCACCTAGCGGGAATGAGTCATGCCCATCCATTATTTAGCTGTTCACAGCCGGATAAACTTTTGGAAATCGTTTCTTCCATTTTAGAAAGGAATATTCTGAGCTATAGTAATGAACTTTTCATCCATGCCCGCCTTATGGATTTCTTTTCCCTGTTGGTTGAAGAAGCCGGACTTCCGTATCAGGAACATGAAAAGGTCAGTAACATTTATATCAATAAAGCAATTTCTTATATACACAAAAACTATCAAAATCCCATTACAGTACAGGAAATCGCTGACTTTCTCGCACTAAACAGGAGTTATCTCACTGAACTTTTCCTGAAAACAGTACACTTTTCCCCTCAGCAGTTTTTAATGAAATTCCGCATGACCAAAGCAACAGAATTCCTTACCGACACAAATCTTTCTATCGGGAATATAGCCTATTCCTGCGGGTACTCCAACAGCTTTTCTTTTTCCAAGGCATTCCGCAAGGTTACTGGTGTAAGTCCCAGCCAATATAGAAAAGAACATAAACTTACAGGGGCAAAACATTCCCGCAATAAGGATCCACATGAAAAAGAAAACCTCATCCGGGCAAAGTAA
- a CDS encoding alpha-galactosidase, with protein MSIFYHEEQQEFHLTNGEISYIITVLRNGQLGQLYFGSAIRDREDFSHFLELAPRPMAPCAYEGNLAFSLEHIKQEYPAYGSGDMRNPAFTIVMENGSRISDFIYKGHRIYAGKEGIEALPAIYVEKPDEADTLEIILEDSLAGMELVLSYTIFKEHSAIARNARFICKNPEGILLDRAMSMNVDLPDKEYEMIELTGAWSRERSVKTRKLEHGVQSVYSMRGCSSSNYNPFLALKRPQTMENEGEVYGFSLVYSGNFLAQVEVDTYDVSRIMMGIHPEGFSWRMKDGDSFQTPEAVMVYSEKGLNGMSQTFHKLYRTRLARGAWRDRTCPILVNNWEATYFEFNEEKILKIAETAKKLGIELFVLDDGWFGERDDDTSSLGDWYPDLRKLPEGVSGIAKKIENMGLKFGIWFEPEMTNKNSNLYRAHPDWILSTPGRKASHGRNQYVLDFSKEEVVDYIYKQMEKVLEEAPVSYIKWDMNRCMSEVYSHGYSAGEQGRVMHQYILGVYRLYDRLTKKFPEVLFESCASGGARFDPGMIYYAPQCWTSDDTDAVERLKIQYGTSFVYPIRSMGAHVSAVPNHQTLRNVPLSTRANVACFGTFGYELDLNKLTLEEQSQVKEQIAFMKEYRGVIQYGTFYRLISPFDGDGNITAWMVVSEDQRTALVGYYRILQHVNTGYTRVRLEGLNPDFCYHTSILDRDIYGDELMKAGLFTSDASSGENKEKYNGDNGDYQSRIYILEAVN; from the coding sequence ATGTCGATTTTTTACCACGAAGAACAACAGGAGTTTCATCTTACTAACGGAGAAATTAGTTATATTATCACTGTATTGAGAAATGGGCAGTTAGGACAGTTATATTTTGGGAGTGCCATTCGGGATAGGGAGGACTTTTCACATTTTCTGGAGCTTGCCCCAAGACCTATGGCACCATGTGCATATGAGGGGAATTTGGCATTTTCCTTGGAGCATATTAAGCAGGAGTATCCGGCATATGGCTCTGGAGATATGAGAAATCCGGCATTCACCATTGTGATGGAAAACGGAAGCCGTATCTCAGATTTTATTTACAAAGGCCATCGCATTTATGCCGGCAAAGAGGGGATTGAGGCCCTTCCTGCTATTTATGTGGAGAAGCCGGATGAGGCAGATACATTAGAAATTATTTTGGAAGATAGCCTTGCCGGTATGGAGCTGGTCTTGAGCTATACCATTTTTAAAGAGCATTCAGCTATAGCCAGAAATGCCCGTTTTATATGTAAAAATCCTGAGGGTATACTGCTGGATAGGGCGATGAGTATGAATGTGGATTTGCCAGATAAAGAATATGAGATGATTGAACTGACAGGCGCATGGTCGAGAGAGCGGTCTGTGAAAACAAGAAAGCTGGAACATGGGGTGCAGTCTGTATACAGTATGCGGGGGTGCTCCAGCAGTAATTATAATCCGTTTTTAGCGCTGAAACGCCCGCAGACAATGGAAAATGAAGGAGAAGTCTATGGTTTTAGTTTGGTGTACAGCGGGAATTTTCTGGCACAGGTGGAAGTGGATACTTACGATGTGAGCCGGATTATGATGGGAATTCATCCAGAGGGTTTTTCATGGCGGATGAAAGACGGAGATAGTTTCCAGACTCCTGAAGCAGTTATGGTGTATTCAGAAAAAGGGTTAAATGGTATGAGCCAGACATTCCATAAGCTGTACCGCACCCGGCTTGCAAGAGGGGCATGGAGGGATCGGACATGTCCGATTTTGGTAAATAACTGGGAGGCGACATATTTTGAATTCAACGAGGAGAAAATTCTTAAAATTGCTGAAACTGCTAAGAAGCTGGGGATTGAACTGTTTGTACTTGATGATGGCTGGTTTGGTGAACGGGATGATGACACCTCTTCTTTAGGCGACTGGTATCCGGATTTGAGAAAGCTTCCGGAAGGGGTTTCGGGTATTGCAAAGAAAATAGAAAATATGGGATTAAAATTCGGTATATGGTTTGAACCGGAAATGACGAACAAAAATAGTAATCTGTATCGCGCGCATCCAGACTGGATTTTGTCTACACCCGGCAGAAAAGCTTCTCACGGCAGAAATCAATATGTTTTGGATTTTTCAAAAGAGGAGGTTGTAGACTATATTTATAAGCAGATGGAAAAAGTGTTGGAAGAAGCTCCGGTTTCCTATATAAAATGGGATATGAACCGCTGTATGTCTGAAGTCTACTCCCATGGCTATAGTGCTGGGGAGCAGGGAAGGGTAATGCATCAGTACATATTAGGGGTGTATCGGCTTTATGACAGACTGACAAAGAAATTTCCTGAAGTACTTTTTGAATCTTGTGCCAGTGGAGGCGCCCGTTTCGATCCAGGAATGATATATTATGCGCCACAGTGCTGGACTTCGGATGATACAGATGCTGTGGAACGGCTGAAAATCCAGTATGGAACTTCATTTGTTTATCCAATTCGCAGTATGGGCGCTCATGTGTCAGCTGTGCCAAATCATCAGACCCTCCGTAATGTACCACTTTCTACAAGGGCAAATGTAGCCTGCTTTGGAACATTTGGATATGAACTTGATTTGAATAAGCTGACTTTAGAAGAACAAAGCCAAGTAAAGGAGCAGATTGCTTTTATGAAGGAATATCGTGGCGTAATTCAGTACGGAACCTTTTACCGTTTGATCAGTCCTTTTGACGGGGATGGGAATATTACTGCATGGATGGTTGTATCAGAGGATCAGAGAACGGCATTGGTAGGATATTACCGCATTCTGCAGCATGTAAATACTGGGTACACAAGAGTCCGTTTGGAGGGACTGAATCCAGATTTCTGCTATCATACTTCTATTTTGGATAGAGATATTTATGGCGACGAATTAATGAAGGCAGGACTTTTCACCTCAGATGCATCAAGCGGGGAAAATAAAGAAAAATATAATGGGGACAATGGGGATTATCAGTCCCGGATTTATATATTAGAAGCAGTAAACTAA
- the melB gene encoding melibiose:sodium transporter MelB gives MKLTWREKLSYGIGATGKDMVCGLIFTYAMIYFTDVLKLSASFVGSLFFLAKFWDAINDLGMGMIVDNTASRWGKFRPWLLIGTLVNAVVFVALFTDWGLTGMSLYVFAAVMYVLWGMTYTVMDIPYWSMLPNLSQDKREREKISVIPRIFASVGGSLLVGGLGLQIMDFLGRGDAQAGYTKFAWVIAIVFVITIVVTVTQVKSADQVSEKSEKKEKTSFKKMFHIIKQNDQLLVAIAVILTFNFAMQVMNGVSTYYFIYVAGSKAMFSVFTMFAAFAEIGGLFVFPMIVSKISRRQVYFLAAAFPAAGLAVLMIISYVAPTNVLLTAVAGICVKLGSGLQLGTVTVVLADVVDYGEYKFGTRNESVTFSIQTLLVKFTSAMGALLTGMALDLTGYRPNAVQSAATLFGIRIVMIIVPVIFVIISYVIYKKYFKLTGEYYEHIMNILKLRKREEV, from the coding sequence ATGAAATTAACATGGAGAGAAAAATTATCTTATGGCATCGGTGCTACAGGGAAAGACATGGTATGCGGACTGATTTTTACATATGCAATGATCTATTTTACAGATGTCCTTAAGCTTTCTGCTTCTTTCGTCGGAAGTCTGTTTTTTCTGGCGAAGTTCTGGGATGCTATAAATGACCTTGGAATGGGAATGATTGTAGATAATACAGCAAGCCGCTGGGGAAAATTCCGCCCTTGGCTATTAATTGGAACGCTGGTAAATGCGGTTGTGTTTGTGGCTCTTTTTACGGACTGGGGACTGACGGGTATGTCGCTGTATGTGTTCGCTGCAGTAATGTATGTGCTGTGGGGCATGACCTACACTGTTATGGATATACCATATTGGTCTATGCTTCCTAACTTATCTCAGGATAAGAGGGAAAGAGAGAAGATATCTGTGATTCCAAGGATCTTCGCTTCTGTCGGCGGTTCTCTTTTAGTTGGGGGATTAGGACTACAGATTATGGATTTCCTTGGACGGGGGGATGCACAGGCAGGATACACAAAGTTTGCATGGGTTATTGCCATTGTTTTTGTTATTACGATTGTGGTTACGGTTACACAAGTAAAAAGTGCAGACCAAGTTTCAGAGAAATCAGAAAAGAAAGAGAAAACGTCTTTTAAAAAGATGTTTCACATTATTAAACAGAACGATCAGCTTTTAGTTGCAATTGCAGTAATCCTTACATTTAACTTTGCAATGCAGGTAATGAATGGAGTTTCTACCTATTACTTTATCTATGTGGCGGGAAGTAAGGCAATGTTCTCCGTATTTACAATGTTTGCAGCATTTGCAGAAATAGGCGGATTGTTCGTATTCCCTATGATTGTAAGTAAAATTTCACGTCGTCAGGTATATTTTCTGGCAGCTGCATTTCCTGCAGCAGGACTGGCGGTTTTGATGATTATCAGCTATGTGGCGCCGACAAATGTATTGTTGACAGCAGTTGCAGGGATATGTGTAAAGCTTGGCTCCGGTCTACAGTTAGGTACTGTTACAGTGGTTCTGGCAGATGTTGTCGATTATGGAGAATATAAATTCGGCACAAGAAATGAGTCCGTTACATTTTCAATTCAAACATTGCTCGTGAAGTTTACATCAGCTATGGGGGCCCTTCTTACAGGTATGGCATTGGATTTAACTGGATATCGGCCCAATGCAGTCCAAAGTGCGGCTACATTGTTTGGAATCCGTATTGTAATGATTATTGTACCAGTTATTTTTGTTATCATAAGTTATGTGATTTATAAGAAATATTTTAAATTAACAGGTGAGTATTATGAGCACATTATGAATATATTAAAACTTCGCAAAAGAGAAGAAGTATAG
- a CDS encoding PTS sugar transporter subunit IIA — protein sequence MKAEKSEPLEFKSPVDGRVTFLAETPDVNFAQEKMGCGVTIFPTNNTVCAPTDGRIMMIFPGKHAVGIETPNGVEYLIHIGIDTVHMHGDGFVCLVKENQEIHRGENLLIFDKKKIISAGYSDAIPIVFTNISKQAIRVTKGGIVKTGDTILEIIDKPDYL from the coding sequence ATGAAAGCAGAAAAATCAGAGCCTTTGGAGTTTAAAAGTCCTGTAGATGGGAGGGTGACGTTTTTGGCAGAAACCCCTGATGTAAATTTTGCACAGGAAAAAATGGGATGTGGGGTTACTATATTTCCAACAAATAATACTGTTTGCGCCCCTACAGATGGCAGAATAATGATGATATTTCCGGGAAAACATGCAGTGGGTATTGAAACACCAAATGGAGTAGAATATTTGATTCATATAGGAATTGACACTGTACATATGCATGGAGATGGATTTGTCTGTCTCGTTAAAGAAAATCAGGAGATTCACCGGGGAGAGAATTTGCTTATATTTGATAAAAAAAAGATCATATCAGCCGGATATTCAGATGCAATACCGATTGTCTTTACGAATATATCAAAACAGGCAATTAGAGTAACAAAGGGAGGAATCGTGAAAACTGGAGATACGATTCTTGAAATTATAGATAAGCCGGATTATCTATAG
- a CDS encoding cadmium resistance transporter: protein MAATFLTAVLSFVSTNIDDIFVLMVLYAQATDSKAILQVIIGQYLGIGALSALGIFGALGTQIFPPQYIGLLGFLPLFLGVRTWMSHQHNPEDQGQETQIGFFSVFLLTIANGADNIGVYIPVFSGYTLLDIFITLVIFAGMTALWCYLGLALANYPYIKKYISRYQHILVPLVLMGLGLYILIKNYI, encoded by the coding sequence ATGGCAGCAACATTTCTAACAGCAGTCTTATCCTTTGTAAGTACCAATATTGATGACATCTTTGTATTGATGGTGCTCTATGCACAGGCAACAGACTCCAAAGCAATATTACAGGTGATTATTGGACAATACCTGGGAATCGGCGCTCTGTCTGCTCTTGGCATATTTGGCGCATTGGGTACGCAAATTTTTCCTCCTCAGTACATTGGCCTTTTAGGTTTTCTCCCGTTATTTTTAGGTGTTCGGACATGGATGTCACACCAACACAATCCAGAGGACCAGGGACAAGAAACACAAATCGGCTTTTTCAGTGTTTTCTTACTGACGATTGCAAATGGCGCTGACAATATCGGGGTATATATCCCTGTATTTAGCGGATATACTCTTTTAGATATTTTCATTACTTTAGTTATATTTGCGGGGATGACTGCCTTATGGTGCTATTTAGGACTAGCCTTGGCAAATTATCCCTATATCAAGAAATATATTTCCCGTTATCAGCATATTCTTGTCCCCTTGGTACTTATGGGCCTTGGCCTTTACATTCTAATTAAAAATTATATTTGA